A genome region from Thermoplasmata archaeon includes the following:
- a CDS encoding ATP-binding protein, protein MEEVGRIFGDVGLGQFQLSLTSPIERGDYLAVVDEVHGKVLCQLDDLRRKSDLGLEAAGHLAPGEEAPVHESLLGIAQIIGYRDSQGLVKLPTIPFRPGAHVYRAEEPLIAEVLGLKHRANTGAYIGLLRSHSLRVELDINQLVQRHVSVLAKTGGGKSYLLGVLIEELLRHKVTCVIIDPHGEYGSLRVPAEKNGSHSRFNVESQGFGRQIQEYSPDVTLNPTAKPLTFSLRHIDPRDLLVFMGLTNVKTFLAPLKQVIEGVAATNTDYTVHDLVRAAEHGEGAIAETLHERLEYLEQTKLLGPVGTSLNELVRRGDATLVNLRGVAPDVQELVVARIALTLFENRKKEKIPPLFLVIEEAHNFAPQQGTATCSRILKNIASEGRKFGLGLCVVTQRAARIDKSVLSQCNTQLILQVTNPLDLKAIAQSIEGLTAGMTEMIQSLPVGTALITGGGYHTPLFCEVRPRATRHGGESVQIVAA, encoded by the coding sequence GTGGAGGAGGTCGGGCGGATCTTCGGGGACGTCGGGCTCGGCCAGTTCCAGCTCAGCCTGACGAGCCCGATCGAGCGAGGCGATTACCTCGCCGTCGTCGACGAGGTGCACGGCAAGGTCCTCTGCCAGCTCGACGACCTGAGGCGCAAGAGCGACCTCGGCCTCGAGGCGGCGGGGCACCTCGCGCCGGGCGAGGAGGCGCCGGTCCACGAGAGCCTCCTCGGGATCGCGCAGATCATCGGCTATCGCGACTCGCAGGGGCTCGTCAAGCTGCCCACGATCCCGTTCCGGCCGGGCGCGCACGTCTACCGCGCCGAGGAGCCCCTGATCGCGGAGGTGCTCGGCCTGAAGCACCGCGCGAACACGGGGGCCTACATCGGCCTGCTGCGCAGCCACAGCCTGCGCGTCGAGCTCGACATCAACCAGCTCGTGCAGCGCCACGTCAGCGTGCTCGCCAAGACCGGCGGCGGCAAGAGCTACCTGCTCGGCGTCCTGATCGAGGAGCTGCTCCGCCACAAGGTCACGTGCGTGATCATCGACCCGCACGGCGAGTACGGCTCCCTCCGCGTGCCGGCGGAGAAGAACGGCAGCCACTCCCGATTCAACGTCGAGTCGCAGGGCTTCGGCCGCCAGATCCAGGAGTACTCGCCGGACGTCACGCTCAACCCGACGGCCAAGCCGCTCACCTTCTCGCTCCGCCACATCGACCCGCGGGATCTCCTCGTGTTCATGGGGCTGACGAACGTCAAGACCTTCCTGGCCCCCCTCAAGCAGGTGATCGAGGGCGTCGCGGCCACGAACACCGACTACACGGTCCACGACCTCGTCCGAGCCGCCGAGCACGGGGAGGGCGCGATCGCCGAGACGCTCCACGAGCGCCTCGAGTACCTCGAGCAGACCAAGCTCCTCGGCCCCGTCGGCACGAGCCTCAACGAGCTGGTGAGGCGCGGGGACGCGACGCTGGTCAACCTGCGCGGGGTCGCGCCGGACGTCCAGGAGCTGGTCGTCGCCCGGATCGCGCTGACGCTCTTCGAGAACCGCAAGAAGGAGAAGATCCCGCCGCTGTTCCTCGTCATCGAGGAGGCCCACAACTTCGCGCCGCAGCAGGGCACCGCGACCTGCTCGCGGATCCTGAAGAACATCGCGAGCGAGGGCCGCAAGTTCGGGCTCGGCCTGTGCGTCGTGACGCAGCGCGCGGCACGGATCGACAAGAGCGTGCTCTCCCAGTGCAACACCCAGCTGATCCTGCAGGTCACGAACCCGCTCGACCTCAAGGCGATCGCCCAGTCGATCGAGGGGCTCACCGCGGGGATGACCGAGATGATCCAGTCGCTGCCCGTGGGTACCGCCCTGATCACGGGCGGCGGCTACCACACGCCGCTCTTCTGCGAGGTCCGCCCCCGCGCGACCCGGCACGGCGGCGAGAGCGTGCAGATCGTGGCCGCCTAG
- a CDS encoding leucyl aminopeptidase, with amino-acid sequence MKASLDRRDATALSADILVSGCFAREAPEAPFPRALAEEDAVAHGLVRAAWERGELTGQQNEVTVFHLDGGAGRLVLVGLGPRARYGAEAARRAAARAVRKLKGKGARTVVFRVPSFVQGRARVEEIVRALVDAAYLGSYEFSQYKSEPSGTIDSARLALGRELGRRASALGRVLREESTLGATVVWTREIGNLPPDTASPARLAEEARTLGKEVGLKVTVFDEKELARMGCNGILAVGSGSTSHPPRLVVLDYPGRGRVRRSVAIVGKGITFDSGGISIKPALRLQDMKFDKSGAVSVLGVLRAAALLKVAPRVLGVMACAENVPSGTSYRPGDIVRTFSGKTIEIVNTDAEGRVVLSDALAYAVAQYHPDVVIDLATLTGAETVALGDDTAGLVANDERLAKALLAASAATGEPLWRMPLTDYHRELIQSDFADVRNNIEIPVGGMLTASAFLEHFVGGTPWAHLDIAGPAYTTPQTLRFQPAYQPRGATAFGVRTIARYLLDGAPA; translated from the coding sequence CTGAAGGCATCGCTCGACCGTCGCGACGCGACGGCGCTGTCGGCCGACATCCTCGTCAGCGGTTGCTTCGCGCGCGAGGCGCCGGAGGCTCCGTTTCCCCGGGCGCTCGCGGAGGAGGACGCCGTCGCCCACGGTCTCGTGCGGGCCGCATGGGAGCGCGGGGAGCTCACCGGCCAGCAGAACGAGGTGACGGTCTTCCATCTCGACGGGGGCGCCGGCCGGCTCGTGCTCGTCGGCCTCGGGCCGCGGGCGCGCTACGGCGCCGAGGCGGCGCGACGCGCCGCCGCGCGCGCGGTCCGCAAGCTGAAGGGAAAGGGGGCCCGCACGGTCGTCTTTCGCGTGCCGTCGTTCGTGCAGGGTCGCGCCCGCGTCGAGGAGATCGTGCGCGCCCTCGTCGACGCCGCCTACCTCGGCAGCTACGAGTTCTCCCAGTACAAGTCGGAACCGAGCGGCACGATCGACTCCGCGCGTCTCGCGCTGGGCCGCGAGCTCGGCCGGCGGGCGAGCGCGCTGGGCCGCGTGCTGCGCGAGGAGTCGACGCTCGGAGCGACGGTGGTCTGGACGCGGGAGATCGGCAACCTGCCGCCCGACACCGCCTCGCCCGCCCGCCTGGCCGAGGAGGCCCGGACGCTCGGCAAGGAGGTCGGGCTCAAGGTCACGGTCTTCGACGAGAAGGAGCTCGCCCGGATGGGGTGCAACGGGATTCTCGCGGTCGGGAGCGGCTCCACGTCGCATCCCCCGCGCCTCGTCGTGCTCGACTATCCCGGCCGGGGGCGGGTGCGCCGCAGCGTCGCGATCGTGGGCAAGGGGATCACGTTCGACTCCGGCGGCATCTCGATCAAGCCCGCGCTGCGCCTGCAGGACATGAAGTTCGACAAGTCCGGCGCCGTCTCGGTCCTCGGCGTCCTCCGGGCCGCCGCGCTCCTGAAGGTCGCGCCGCGGGTCCTCGGCGTCATGGCCTGCGCCGAGAACGTGCCGAGCGGTACCTCCTACCGCCCGGGCGACATCGTGCGGACCTTCTCGGGCAAGACGATCGAGATCGTCAACACCGACGCCGAGGGCCGCGTCGTCCTCTCCGACGCGCTCGCCTACGCGGTCGCGCAGTACCACCCCGACGTGGTGATCGACCTCGCCACCCTCACCGGCGCCGAGACCGTGGCCCTCGGCGACGACACGGCGGGTCTCGTCGCGAACGACGAGCGCCTGGCGAAGGCGCTGCTCGCGGCCTCGGCCGCGACCGGCGAGCCGCTGTGGCGGATGCCGCTGACCGACTACCACCGCGAGCTCATCCAGAGCGACTTCGCCGACGTGCGCAACAACATCGAGATCCCGGTCGGCGGCATGCTGACCGCCTCCGCGTTCCTCGAGCACTTCGTCGGCGGCACGCCGTGGGCCCACCTCGACATCGCCGGCCCCGCCTACACCACGCCGCAGACGCTCCGGTTCCAACCGGCCTACCAGCCGCGCGGCGCGACCGCCTTCGGCGTGCGCACGATCGCGCGGTACCTCCTCGACGGCGCCCCGGCCTGA
- the sepF gene encoding cell division protein SepF, translated as MTKSGILRRHHGSDTLEEGSFVDLGTMQFDDEAGALAGNRGTVRMAEILRFEDLHQVTKLAYAGDIVILDYTSISNDQVAVRRMSIDLKNVAKDTGGDVAGIAKNLLAITPAGIRIDRQKIRPSF; from the coding sequence ATGACGAAGAGCGGGATTCTCCGACGCCATCACGGGTCCGACACGCTGGAAGAGGGGTCGTTCGTCGACCTCGGAACGATGCAGTTCGACGACGAGGCGGGGGCCCTCGCCGGCAACAGGGGGACCGTCCGCATGGCCGAGATCCTGCGCTTCGAGGACCTCCACCAGGTCACCAAGCTCGCCTACGCCGGCGACATCGTCATCCTGGACTACACGTCGATCTCCAACGACCAGGTCGCGGTGCGGCGGATGAGCATCGATCTCAAGAACGTCGCGAAGGACACCGGCGGCGATGTCGCCGGCATCGCCAAGAACCTGCTCGCCATCACCCCGGCGGGCATCCGCATTGACCGGCAGAAGATCCGACCGTCGTTCTAG
- a CDS encoding 60S ribosomal export protein NMD3 — translation MPEEFCVVCGATGRDLLDGVCAECAADRAVLVRAPERAVVVICPHCGARRVGARWERSGASPLLTAEDLTPLLKVHPEAGVRTVHWEETSAAGTVRELTGRARVRFRGTEREVSVPLSVRTEHHTCPECSRKSGRFYTALVQLRGGGERSKEKAPALRARLEHVWQRVLSESRADWRRAVSWQEGLPEGWDVFFTDTLAARAIARLAKQRFGARVTESASLFGRKDGRDIYRVTFCLRFPRPVGEPSGTSGRSPANLEQ, via the coding sequence ATGCCCGAGGAGTTCTGCGTCGTCTGCGGCGCGACCGGCCGCGACCTCCTCGACGGGGTCTGCGCGGAGTGCGCGGCCGACCGCGCGGTCCTGGTGCGGGCGCCCGAGCGCGCCGTGGTCGTGATCTGCCCGCACTGCGGCGCCCGGCGGGTCGGGGCCCGCTGGGAGCGGTCCGGCGCGAGCCCGCTGTTGACGGCGGAGGACCTGACGCCGCTGCTGAAGGTGCATCCCGAGGCCGGGGTCCGGACGGTGCACTGGGAGGAGACCTCCGCCGCCGGCACCGTGCGCGAGCTCACGGGCCGGGCCCGGGTCCGCTTCCGGGGGACGGAGCGGGAGGTGAGCGTCCCGCTCTCCGTCCGCACGGAGCACCACACGTGTCCGGAGTGCAGCCGCAAGAGCGGCCGCTTCTACACGGCGCTCGTCCAGCTGCGCGGCGGCGGCGAGCGCTCGAAGGAGAAGGCGCCAGCCCTGCGCGCCCGGCTCGAGCACGTCTGGCAGCGGGTCCTCTCGGAGAGCCGGGCCGACTGGCGGCGCGCGGTGTCCTGGCAGGAGGGGCTACCGGAGGGATGGGATGTGTTCTTCACCGACACGCTCGCCGCCCGCGCGATCGCCCGACTCGCCAAGCAGCGGTTCGGCGCGCGCGTGACGGAGTCGGCGAGCCTGTTCGGGCGCAAGGACGGCCGGGACATCTATCGCGTCACGTTCTGCCTGCGCTTCCCGCGGCCTGTCGGCGAGCCGTCCGGCACCTCGGGCCGGTCGCCGGCGAATCTGGAACAATAG
- a CDS encoding DUF424 family protein, with protein MGEDPGIVMRVHRVRSEFVVAACDAELLGRDLPVGDAGRTVKVSGQFYGERVVSREEVLWALERATIANLLGPRVLKLAEEGGFVGPNGTGRLGGIPHAEIFAISR; from the coding sequence ATGGGCGAGGACCCCGGCATCGTGATGCGGGTGCACCGCGTCCGTAGCGAGTTCGTGGTCGCGGCGTGCGACGCGGAGCTGCTGGGCCGGGACCTGCCGGTCGGCGACGCCGGCCGTACGGTCAAGGTCTCGGGCCAGTTCTACGGCGAGCGCGTGGTCTCCCGCGAGGAGGTCCTCTGGGCCCTCGAGCGCGCGACGATCGCCAACCTCCTGGGCCCGCGCGTGCTCAAGCTCGCGGAGGAGGGCGGCTTCGTCGGGCCGAACGGGACGGGCCGGCTCGGGGGCATCCCGCACGCCGAGATCTTCGCGATCTCCCGGTAG
- a CDS encoding minichromosome maintenance protein MCM, which yields MAAVKRTLPAPPELQSRWASVLEETGRRPEILALADRFPEQRSLVVAFADIDGADTALADVLLERPDEVLGAGQRAMRELLPVAGPESDGLRLRVMGLPATVHRSIRDIRETDLNHLIALDGIVRRVTEVRPQIRDAVFQCVACRTEFHEPQDEASMTFREPLECPESQGGCGKPQGRTRFRLLPEKSSYVDAQRIEIQENPELLRHGAHPQGLSVMLTEDLTGHVLPGNRVILNGTLRSFQRASGGRTGLVRSTTFDLLVVGNSVEFKQREYDEIEISPEEERLFLGFRGDPTVVDKIVMSLAPSIRGMEEEKEAVALQLFGGIEKRYPDGVRVRGDIHILFVGDPGVAKSQLLRYIADVAPRGIYTSGKGATAAGLTAAAVKDDFAGGRWVLEAGMLVLADGGMAVIDELDKMSAEDRSAMHEVLEHGQTSIAKAGITSTLNARCPVLAAANPKWGRFTNDQPIADQIDLPPTLLSRFDVIFSIKDLPNQERDRRLANGILASHREGESRAFAAPDSLGAGGAPFPPDLLKKYIAYAKRTGRPVLSEAALQALSDYYVRVREQGEEPNSPVPITARQLEALVRLSEAAAKARLSSEVGVEDARRAIGIMQNFLKRVAMNETGKLDVDLVASGVSHSQRERHEIVMRVMRELQDRPEASFSREEFLEACERAGVPAAKAEAHLQTLRNQGEVFESRPNRWQLVRF from the coding sequence ATGGCGGCCGTCAAGCGTACCCTGCCCGCTCCTCCCGAGCTGCAGAGCCGGTGGGCGTCGGTCCTGGAGGAGACCGGGCGTCGGCCCGAGATCCTCGCGCTCGCGGACCGATTCCCCGAGCAGCGGTCGCTGGTGGTGGCGTTCGCCGACATCGACGGGGCCGACACCGCGCTCGCCGATGTCCTGCTGGAGCGGCCGGACGAGGTGCTCGGCGCCGGTCAGCGGGCGATGCGCGAGCTGCTGCCCGTCGCCGGTCCCGAGTCGGACGGACTGCGCCTGCGCGTGATGGGCCTCCCCGCGACGGTGCACCGGTCGATCCGGGACATCCGGGAGACCGACCTGAACCACCTGATCGCCCTCGACGGCATCGTGCGGCGCGTCACCGAGGTCCGGCCCCAGATCCGCGACGCGGTCTTCCAGTGCGTCGCCTGCCGCACCGAGTTCCACGAGCCCCAGGACGAGGCGTCGATGACGTTCCGCGAGCCGCTCGAGTGCCCGGAGTCGCAGGGGGGCTGCGGCAAGCCGCAGGGCCGCACTCGGTTCCGCCTCCTCCCCGAGAAGTCGAGCTACGTCGACGCCCAGCGCATCGAGATCCAGGAGAACCCCGAGCTCCTGCGGCACGGCGCGCACCCGCAGGGACTCTCGGTGATGCTGACCGAGGACCTCACCGGGCACGTCCTTCCGGGCAACCGGGTGATCCTCAACGGGACGCTGCGCAGCTTCCAGCGGGCGAGCGGCGGCCGCACGGGCCTCGTCCGCAGCACGACCTTCGACCTATTGGTGGTCGGGAACTCGGTCGAGTTCAAGCAACGCGAGTACGACGAGATCGAGATCTCGCCGGAGGAGGAGCGATTGTTCCTCGGCTTCCGGGGCGACCCCACCGTCGTCGACAAGATCGTGATGTCGCTCGCGCCGTCGATCCGGGGCATGGAGGAGGAGAAGGAGGCCGTCGCGCTCCAGCTGTTCGGCGGCATCGAGAAGCGCTACCCCGATGGAGTGCGGGTCCGCGGGGACATCCACATCTTATTCGTCGGCGACCCCGGCGTCGCGAAGAGCCAGCTCCTCCGTTACATCGCGGACGTCGCGCCGCGCGGCATCTACACGAGCGGCAAGGGCGCGACGGCCGCCGGACTCACGGCCGCGGCTGTCAAGGACGACTTCGCCGGCGGCCGTTGGGTCCTCGAGGCGGGCATGCTCGTCCTGGCGGACGGCGGCATGGCGGTGATCGACGAGCTGGACAAGATGAGCGCGGAGGACCGGTCGGCGATGCACGAGGTCCTCGAGCACGGGCAGACCTCGATCGCCAAGGCCGGGATCACCTCGACGCTGAACGCCCGCTGTCCGGTCCTGGCTGCGGCGAACCCGAAGTGGGGCCGCTTCACGAACGACCAGCCGATCGCAGACCAGATCGACCTGCCGCCGACGCTCCTCTCCCGCTTCGACGTGATCTTCTCGATCAAGGACCTGCCGAACCAGGAGCGCGACCGCCGCCTCGCCAACGGGATCCTCGCCTCCCACCGCGAGGGGGAGTCGCGGGCGTTCGCCGCGCCGGACTCGCTCGGGGCGGGCGGCGCGCCGTTTCCGCCCGACCTGCTCAAGAAGTACATCGCCTACGCCAAACGCACGGGGCGACCCGTCCTCTCCGAGGCGGCGCTCCAGGCGCTCAGCGACTACTACGTCCGCGTGCGCGAGCAGGGCGAGGAGCCGAACTCTCCGGTCCCGATCACCGCCCGGCAGCTCGAGGCCCTCGTGCGGCTCAGCGAGGCGGCGGCCAAGGCCCGCCTGTCCAGCGAGGTCGGGGTCGAGGACGCCCGGCGGGCGATCGGGATCATGCAGAACTTCCTGAAGCGGGTCGCGATGAACGAGACGGGCAAGCTCGACGTCGACCTGGTCGCCTCCGGCGTCAGCCACAGCCAGCGCGAGCGCCACGAGATCGTGATGCGCGTGATGCGCGAGCTGCAGGACCGGCCCGAGGCGTCGTTCTCGCGCGAGGAGTTCCTGGAGGCGTGCGAGCGCGCCGGCGTGCCCGCGGCGAAGGCCGAGGCGCATCTGCAGACCCTGCGCAATCAGGGCGAGGTCTTCGAGTCCCGTCCGAACCGCTGGCAGCTCGTGCGCTTCTAG